The bacterium BMS3Abin02 genome includes a region encoding these proteins:
- the lutC gene encoding lactate utilization protein C has translation MDRDAFLARIRSASATLPASPDPGILVPGQPSGDLVTRFCRELEAVDGVPHRAASADDALRIVLELMEGHRSFMARGPLPVPGLAGRLIHDGYRIMNSDVPPDPAARIAHQLTYETLEVGITGADAALAESGSIVVTSGRESPRMASLIPEIHIALVRTDQIYPSLSHFLAEHPDVATRSSNMVVITGPSRTGDIEQTLTLGVHGPRQVHVVLIPFS, from the coding sequence GTGGATCGTGATGCGTTTCTGGCTCGAATCCGATCGGCGTCGGCGACCCTGCCGGCCTCTCCGGACCCGGGAATTCTCGTCCCTGGGCAGCCCTCCGGCGACCTCGTGACCCGCTTCTGTCGTGAGCTCGAAGCCGTCGACGGGGTACCCCACCGTGCTGCAAGCGCGGATGATGCCCTTCGCATCGTCCTCGAACTGATGGAAGGACACCGTTCGTTCATGGCCCGTGGCCCGCTGCCGGTTCCCGGCCTTGCAGGCCGCTTGATTCATGACGGCTATCGGATCATGAACAGTGACGTGCCCCCGGACCCGGCCGCGCGCATCGCACATCAACTCACCTACGAGACACTCGAGGTCGGGATCACCGGAGCGGACGCGGCTCTGGCCGAATCGGGGTCGATCGTCGTCACGTCGGGACGCGAATCTCCGCGGATGGCGTCGCTCATCCCGGAGATCCACATCGCTCTGGTCCGCACCGACCAGATCTATCCGTCGCTCAGCCACTTCCTCGCCGAACATCCCGACGTGGCGACCCGCAGTAGCAACATGGTCGTGATCACCGGACCGAGCCGTACCGGCGACATCGAGCAGACCCTGACCCTGGGTGTGCACGGTCCGCGCCAGGTCCATGTCGTCCTCATCCCGTTCTCGTGA
- the acrR gene encoding HTH-type transcriptional regulator AcrR, producing the protein MGRITAEAKVEVRNRLLATAARHFARDGLERTSIDAIASGAGVAKGTVYNYFRSKGDLFAEVIAEGARQAVQRYEANPAAGSTRDRLHGLAEADVQVVREQEPFQQVVIREALAFRPETYPLVIGHLAPFVGAVARVLDEGVAAGDVREDRPAAELALAFVGILAILYVQHWGSGGTWPTLEEIPDLAVLLFFDGVGRRPGVQG; encoded by the coding sequence ATGGGTCGAATCACCGCCGAGGCGAAGGTCGAGGTCCGCAACCGACTCCTCGCCACCGCAGCCCGGCACTTCGCCCGCGACGGCCTCGAGCGAACGAGCATCGACGCCATCGCATCGGGAGCGGGCGTCGCCAAGGGAACCGTCTACAACTACTTCCGATCCAAGGGCGACCTCTTCGCCGAGGTCATCGCGGAAGGCGCACGACAGGCCGTGCAGCGATACGAAGCCAATCCGGCGGCGGGATCGACCAGGGACCGGCTCCACGGGTTGGCCGAGGCAGACGTGCAGGTCGTACGGGAACAGGAGCCATTCCAGCAGGTCGTGATCCGGGAAGCGCTGGCGTTTCGGCCCGAGACCTATCCCCTCGTGATCGGACACCTCGCCCCGTTTGTCGGTGCCGTGGCCCGGGTCCTCGACGAAGGCGTGGCTGCCGGCGATGTACGTGAAGATCGGCCGGCTGCCGAGCTCGCCCTGGCCTTCGTCGGCATCCTCGCCATCTTGTACGTACAGCATTGGGGCTCAGGCGGAACATGGCCGACGCTCGAAGAGATCCCCGATCTCGCGGTCTTGCTGTTCTTCGACGGTGTGGGTCGCCGGCCAGGGGTTCAAGGATGA
- the ubiG gene encoding ubiquinone biosynthesis O-methyltransferase codes for MSTYAFMRRLESTPSRYDRGIRLLSRGRMSGVYERVAELAAGPGLRVLDIGCGTGGVTLACAARGAETIGIDRDAGMLEVAAAKPAPATGSVEWVELGAAEIEDRFDPETFDAVVSCLVFSEMSPQERSYVLGIVHDRLRPGGRLVIADEVEPAGGGARLVYRTLRIPTVAVTWLLTQTTTHPVHGLTDAVRRAGFVDIDEEHPWSSFVISSARRPS; via the coding sequence ATGAGCACGTACGCGTTCATGCGCCGGCTCGAATCGACACCGTCTCGCTACGACCGCGGCATCCGGCTCCTGAGCCGGGGCCGCATGTCCGGCGTCTACGAGCGTGTCGCCGAACTGGCGGCAGGACCAGGGCTGCGTGTCCTCGACATCGGCTGCGGAACCGGAGGGGTCACCCTGGCGTGCGCTGCACGGGGAGCCGAGACGATCGGTATCGACCGGGATGCCGGCATGCTCGAGGTCGCCGCCGCGAAGCCGGCCCCTGCGACCGGGAGCGTCGAATGGGTGGAGTTGGGGGCGGCCGAGATCGAGGACCGGTTCGATCCCGAAACGTTCGATGCCGTCGTGTCGTGTCTCGTCTTCAGCGAGATGTCCCCGCAAGAGCGCTCCTACGTGCTCGGGATCGTCCATGATCGACTTCGCCCGGGAGGACGGCTGGTGATCGCCGACGAGGTCGAACCGGCCGGCGGCGGCGCCCGTCTCGTCTACCGAACCTTGCGGATACCCACAGTGGCGGTGACCTGGCTGCTCACCCAGACGACGACACATCCCGTACATGGCCTCACGGACGCCGTGCGCCGAGCGGGCTTCGTGGACATCGACGAGGAACACCCGTGGTCGTCCTTCGTCATCTCGAGCGCGAGGAGACCATCATGA
- a CDS encoding acetyl-CoA decarbonylase/synthase complex subunit gamma yields MSALDSVFDTALRFLPHRSKTGLFPIGDPDRSSPVVVTGNYTLTVRRVVEALQGEDVWLLVADSRGINVWCAAGGGHLTHHDVIAALRTSRIADRVDHRELVLPQLSATGVERSRVEEATGWHATWGPVHATDLPAFLRRGRHAVREERAVRFPMSDRLQMAIMWTAPMVPILWLILWPITGPLPALIDAAAITAIVLALFAGMPWLPLTTHRGLLVYSVLALAGFGFGVALFAVAGAMTTRNVIVLAAACVIGTGIVSVDVAGSTPLLSSSVNPSDFKVELLIDRCTGAAQCVLVCPRDVLVMNGHIRKVEIVRPANCILCGACIVQCPEDALRFRFDDGRVVEPATIRRTRLNLLGKRTVTVPD; encoded by the coding sequence ATGAGCGCACTGGACTCCGTGTTCGACACGGCATTGAGGTTCCTGCCGCATCGCTCCAAGACGGGGCTCTTCCCGATCGGCGATCCGGACCGCTCTTCGCCCGTCGTCGTCACGGGCAATTACACGCTCACTGTGCGACGGGTGGTCGAGGCACTGCAAGGTGAGGACGTCTGGCTGCTCGTTGCGGACAGCAGGGGCATCAACGTGTGGTGCGCTGCGGGGGGTGGTCATCTCACCCATCACGATGTGATCGCCGCGCTTCGGACGTCCCGAATCGCAGACCGGGTCGACCACCGGGAGCTGGTCCTGCCCCAGTTGAGCGCCACCGGAGTCGAGCGAAGCCGCGTCGAGGAGGCGACCGGATGGCACGCGACGTGGGGACCGGTCCACGCGACGGACCTCCCTGCATTCCTGCGACGGGGCCGGCACGCCGTGAGGGAAGAGCGGGCCGTGCGCTTCCCGATGAGTGACCGCCTCCAGATGGCGATCATGTGGACTGCGCCGATGGTGCCGATCCTGTGGTTGATCCTGTGGCCGATCACCGGACCGCTGCCGGCGCTCATCGACGCGGCGGCCATCACGGCCATCGTGCTGGCGCTCTTCGCGGGTATGCCGTGGCTGCCGCTGACGACACATCGAGGGCTGCTCGTCTACAGTGTCTTGGCCTTGGCCGGGTTCGGGTTCGGTGTTGCCCTGTTCGCCGTCGCCGGGGCCATGACGACAAGAAACGTGATCGTCCTCGCCGCCGCCTGTGTGATCGGGACCGGGATCGTGTCGGTGGACGTCGCCGGGTCGACACCGCTGCTGTCGAGCTCGGTCAACCCGAGCGATTTCAAGGTCGAGTTGTTGATCGACCGATGCACCGGGGCAGCACAGTGCGTGTTGGTGTGCCCGCGGGACGTGCTCGTCATGAACGGTCACATCCGCAAGGTGGAGATCGTCCGGCCGGCGAACTGCATCCTGTGTGGCGCCTGCATCGTGCAGTGCCCTGAGGACGCGCTCCGCTTCCGGTTCGATGACGGGAGAGTCGTCGAACCGGCGACGATCCGGAGAACACGCCTCAATCTGCTGGGCAAACGAACGGTCACCGTCCCCGACTGA
- a CDS encoding ABC-2 type transporter, producing MTTGTLMARIVPPSAMGGRRARHLLERNFLVYRHAWIVIFSGFFEPLFYLFSIGIGLGKLVGDVVGPTGEPISYAAFVAPALLGAAAMNGAVYESTFNIFFKLKYAKIYDAVLATPMAPGDIAIGEITWSLFRGALYATGFLVVMWIMGLMPSLWGLLAVPAALLLGFGFAAAGMAATSFMRSWQDFDLVQLVTLPLFLFSATFYPLSVYPEWLRWAAQLSPLYHGVVLIRSVTLGIFEWTMIYHVGFLVIMGVVGIVIAARRLEKLLLA from the coding sequence ATGACCACCGGGACCCTCATGGCCAGGATCGTGCCGCCGTCGGCGATGGGGGGTCGGCGGGCACGGCATCTCCTCGAACGCAACTTCCTCGTGTACCGGCACGCATGGATCGTCATCTTCTCCGGATTCTTCGAACCGCTGTTCTATCTCTTCTCCATCGGTATCGGACTTGGCAAACTCGTCGGTGACGTCGTAGGACCCACCGGGGAACCGATCTCGTACGCGGCGTTCGTGGCGCCTGCGCTCCTCGGTGCTGCGGCCATGAACGGCGCCGTCTACGAATCGACGTTCAACATCTTCTTCAAACTCAAATACGCCAAGATCTACGACGCCGTACTGGCGACCCCGATGGCGCCGGGCGACATCGCCATCGGTGAGATCACATGGTCGCTGTTTCGGGGAGCTTTGTACGCGACGGGATTCCTCGTCGTGATGTGGATCATGGGCCTGATGCCGTCGCTGTGGGGGCTGCTCGCCGTTCCTGCGGCGCTCCTGCTCGGTTTCGGGTTCGCCGCGGCAGGCATGGCGGCCACGTCGTTCATGCGGTCCTGGCAGGACTTCGATCTCGTGCAACTCGTCACGCTGCCGCTGTTCCTGTTCTCGGCGACGTTCTACCCGCTCAGTGTGTACCCGGAATGGCTGCGGTGGGCGGCGCAACTGTCGCCGCTCTATCACGGTGTCGTGCTGATTCGTTCCGTCACCCTCGGGATCTTCGAATGGACGATGATCTACCACGTCGGGTTCCTGGTCATCATGGGTGTCGTGGGGATCGTGATCGCAGCACGAAGGCTGGAGAAACTGCTGCTCGCGTGA
- a CDS encoding ABC-2 type transporter, whose translation MAAAAIRVVEAHARVYRRTWRGSVISTFLSPVLYLLGMGVGLGTLVNRGAGSASIGIPYLAYLAPGLLAAAAMQTGAGDGSWPVMAGIKWTKTYFATLATPIGIPDLVIGHLGWVGIRMIFVSTVFALVMAAFGAVAIGAGLLAVFPAVLTGLAFAAPVSGYAAWLKRDIGLSNLFRFGIVPMFLFSGTFFPITQLPGWMQPLAYVVPLWHGVELTRATALGVVTTFSPLVHVAYLSAWIVGGTLVAVHTFTKKLGQ comes from the coding sequence ATGGCTGCGGCTGCGATCCGTGTCGTCGAGGCGCACGCCCGGGTGTACCGCCGCACGTGGCGGGGAAGTGTCATCTCGACCTTCCTCAGTCCGGTCCTGTATCTGCTGGGCATGGGGGTTGGCCTCGGCACGCTCGTGAACCGTGGCGCCGGGAGCGCGTCGATCGGCATTCCCTACCTGGCCTACCTCGCTCCCGGGCTGCTCGCGGCGGCCGCGATGCAGACGGGCGCAGGCGACGGGTCGTGGCCGGTCATGGCAGGCATCAAATGGACCAAGACGTACTTCGCCACGCTGGCCACGCCGATCGGGATCCCGGACCTCGTCATCGGTCATCTCGGCTGGGTCGGCATCCGCATGATCTTCGTCTCGACCGTGTTCGCGCTCGTCATGGCCGCATTCGGAGCGGTGGCCATCGGTGCAGGTCTGCTGGCGGTGTTCCCTGCGGTGCTCACCGGGCTGGCGTTCGCCGCGCCGGTAAGCGGCTACGCGGCATGGCTGAAGCGCGACATCGGATTGAGCAACCTCTTCCGGTTCGGGATCGTCCCCATGTTCCTGTTCTCCGGGACGTTCTTTCCGATCACACAGCTTCCCGGCTGGATGCAGCCGCTCGCCTACGTCGTGCCGCTGTGGCACGGCGTCGAGCTGACTCGCGCAACGGCGCTCGGTGTCGTCACGACCTTCTCGCCGCTCGTACATGTTGCTTACCTGTCGGCATGGATCGTCGGCGGAACTCTCGTGGCGGTCCACACCTTCACGAAGAAGCTGGGGCAATGA
- the drrA_1 gene encoding daunorubicin/doxorubicin resistance ATP-binding protein DrrA: MPAYDSEYSDAPMTEPLVFARALTKRFGDFTAVDAIDFTVEYGEAFGFLGPNGAGKTSTMRMIGAVSPVTEGTLRVLEMDPATQGSLIRARLGVVPQEDNLDNELSVFENLLVYGRYFDLPRSVITERADELLEFAQLTERRDAQVENLSGGMKRRLTIARALINRPDVLLLDEPTTGLDPQARHALWDRLYRLKQRGVTLIITTHYMDEAEQLCDRLVVMDKAKIVAEGSPRKLIETHSTRDVVELRFPVGGQEEALPLLEGLSKRTEVLPDSVLLYTDDGDRTAAEVAERGLKPETVMVRRSTLEDVFLRLTGRSLID; this comes from the coding sequence GTGCCGGCCTACGACTCCGAGTACTCTGACGCGCCCATGACCGAACCCCTCGTATTCGCACGCGCGCTCACCAAACGATTCGGTGATTTCACCGCGGTCGACGCCATCGACTTCACCGTCGAATACGGCGAGGCGTTCGGGTTCCTCGGACCGAACGGCGCAGGCAAGACGTCCACCATGCGGATGATCGGCGCCGTGTCGCCGGTCACCGAAGGAACGCTGAGAGTTCTCGAGATGGACCCCGCAACACAGGGATCGCTCATTCGGGCGCGGCTCGGCGTCGTCCCCCAGGAAGACAACCTCGACAACGAACTGTCGGTCTTCGAGAACCTGTTGGTATACGGGCGGTACTTCGACCTGCCCCGATCGGTCATCACCGAGCGGGCGGACGAACTGCTCGAGTTCGCCCAACTCACGGAACGGCGCGACGCCCAGGTCGAGAATCTGTCCGGCGGGATGAAGCGGCGCTTGACGATTGCCCGGGCCCTGATCAACCGGCCCGACGTGCTCCTGTTGGACGAGCCGACCACAGGCCTCGATCCGCAGGCTCGCCATGCGCTCTGGGACAGGCTCTACCGGCTCAAGCAACGTGGCGTGACGCTCATCATCACGACGCATTACATGGACGAGGCGGAGCAACTGTGTGACCGCCTCGTCGTGATGGACAAGGCGAAGATCGTCGCCGAGGGCTCGCCACGCAAACTCATCGAAACGCACTCGACACGAGACGTCGTCGAACTGCGCTTCCCGGTGGGTGGTCAGGAGGAGGCGCTGCCGCTCCTCGAGGGACTGTCGAAACGGACGGAGGTTCTTCCCGACAGCGTGCTGTTGTATACCGACGACGGTGACCGGACCGCCGCCGAGGTGGCCGAACGCGGGTTGAAGCCGGAAACGGTGATGGTTCGTCGCAGCACGCTCGAAGACGTGTTCCTGCGTCTCACCGGCCGGAGCCTGATCGACTGA
- a CDS encoding phthiodiolone/phenolphthiodiolone dimycocerosates ketoreductase, with protein MDFGVVLQTDPPASRVIELTKRAEQNGFSHAWTFDSHILWQEPFVIFSRMLEATEHVVVGPMVTNPGSRDWTVLASLFATLDDMSGGRTICGMGRGDSALRFIGRKPMTLATISESMQVIKGLVAGESVTYRGVRLRIPWIGEEGWDLPMWVAGYGPKALDLIGREADGFILQLADPKILEWTMGVVRDAARQAGRDPGSIRICVAAPAYVGDNLAHQREELRWFGAMVGNHVEDLVVRYGGGGITVPRALTDYIKDRQGYDYLHHGKKRNPSAEFVPDAIVDRFCVLGPVADHIAKLTELRDMGVDQFAIYLMHDAQEETLEAYGREIIPALR; from the coding sequence ATGGATTTTGGAGTCGTACTGCAGACCGATCCGCCGGCATCGCGAGTCATCGAGCTGACCAAACGTGCCGAGCAAAACGGCTTCTCACATGCGTGGACCTTCGATTCTCACATTCTCTGGCAGGAGCCGTTCGTGATCTTCAGCCGGATGCTGGAAGCCACCGAGCACGTGGTCGTCGGCCCGATGGTCACCAATCCGGGTAGCCGAGACTGGACGGTGCTCGCCTCGCTGTTCGCCACTCTCGACGACATGTCGGGGGGTCGCACGATCTGCGGTATGGGACGGGGCGACTCGGCGCTGCGCTTCATCGGCCGCAAACCGATGACACTGGCGACGATCTCGGAGTCCATGCAGGTCATCAAGGGTCTGGTGGCCGGAGAGTCGGTCACCTACAGGGGGGTGCGGCTGCGGATCCCGTGGATCGGGGAGGAAGGCTGGGACCTGCCGATGTGGGTGGCCGGCTACGGGCCGAAGGCGTTGGACCTCATCGGCCGGGAAGCAGACGGATTCATCCTTCAGCTTGCCGACCCCAAGATCCTCGAATGGACGATGGGAGTGGTGAGGGACGCCGCTCGGCAGGCCGGACGTGATCCGGGCTCCATCCGGATCTGCGTGGCCGCTCCGGCCTATGTCGGCGACAACCTCGCCCACCAGAGGGAAGAGCTGCGCTGGTTCGGGGCCATGGTCGGCAATCACGTCGAGGACCTCGTCGTCCGCTACGGCGGTGGCGGGATCACGGTCCCGAGGGCACTGACCGACTACATCAAGGATCGGCAGGGCTATGACTACCTGCACCATGGCAAGAAGCGGAATCCCTCGGCCGAGTTCGTGCCCGATGCCATCGTCGACCGGTTCTGCGTGTTGGGTCCGGTCGCCGACCATATCGCCAAACTGACCGAGCTACGGGACATGGGCGTCGACCAGTTCGCCATCTACCTCATGCACGACGCCCAGGAGGAGACGCTCGAAGCGTACGGGCGGGAGATCATCCCGGCGCTGCGGTAG
- the mmsA_1 gene encoding methylmalonate-semialdehyde dehydrogenase [acylating], translated as MELIEHWIDNKRVVGQSERRGNVHDPAAGVVTAHVPFATVEEVDLAVAAAKRAFPGWRDTSLSRRQKILFAFRELVNDHKEDLAKLLTAEHGKTFGDALGEINRGLEIIEFATNLPHLLKGDYSENVSAAVDMYTIRQPLGVTAGITPFNFPAMVPMWMYPISIACGNTFVLKPSEKDPSVSILAAELFAEAGLPDGVLNVIHGDKVAVDRILEHPDIAAVSFVGSTPVARYIYEDGTRHGKRVQALGGAKNHMIVLPDADMDLAADSAVSAGYGSAGERCMAISVVVTVGDAAEKLLPKVKERIDALEIGPGMEPDSEMGPLITREHRDRVAAYVDEGIAEGAEVVVDGRGLTVAGHEEGFFLGATLFDHVTTDMTVYKDEIFGPVLSIVRVDSYQEAVDIINENPWGNGTAIFTNDGGAARRFQNEIEVGMVGINVPIPVPLGFYSFGGWKESIFGDHAIYGPEGIHFYTRPKIVISRWPEPRHRGVDLGFPQHA; from the coding sequence ATGGAACTCATCGAACACTGGATCGACAACAAGCGGGTGGTCGGGCAATCCGAACGGCGGGGGAACGTGCACGATCCCGCCGCAGGAGTGGTGACCGCCCACGTGCCGTTCGCCACCGTGGAGGAGGTCGATCTGGCAGTGGCTGCAGCCAAGCGGGCGTTTCCGGGTTGGCGGGACACCTCGCTGAGTCGGAGGCAGAAGATCCTGTTCGCCTTCCGTGAACTCGTGAACGATCACAAAGAGGACCTGGCCAAGCTGCTTACCGCCGAGCATGGAAAGACCTTCGGTGATGCTCTCGGCGAGATCAACCGGGGACTCGAGATCATCGAGTTCGCCACCAACCTCCCGCATCTGCTGAAGGGCGACTACTCGGAGAACGTCTCGGCGGCGGTCGACATGTACACCATTCGCCAGCCCCTCGGTGTGACGGCCGGGATCACGCCGTTCAACTTTCCGGCCATGGTGCCCATGTGGATGTATCCCATCTCGATCGCCTGCGGCAACACGTTCGTCTTGAAACCCTCCGAGAAGGATCCCTCCGTCTCGATTCTGGCGGCCGAGCTGTTCGCCGAGGCCGGCTTGCCGGACGGTGTGCTCAACGTGATCCACGGTGACAAAGTGGCCGTCGATCGGATCTTGGAGCATCCCGACATCGCGGCGGTCAGCTTCGTGGGCTCCACTCCGGTCGCCCGTTACATCTACGAGGACGGTACCCGCCACGGCAAGCGCGTGCAGGCCCTCGGCGGTGCCAAGAACCACATGATCGTGCTGCCGGATGCCGATATGGATCTGGCCGCCGACTCGGCCGTTTCGGCGGGTTACGGCTCGGCAGGCGAACGATGCATGGCGATCTCGGTGGTCGTGACGGTCGGCGACGCAGCGGAAAAACTGCTGCCCAAGGTGAAGGAGCGAATCGACGCCCTCGAGATCGGCCCGGGCATGGAACCCGACTCGGAGATGGGACCGCTCATCACCAGAGAGCACCGGGATCGAGTCGCCGCATACGTGGACGAGGGGATCGCGGAAGGGGCCGAGGTCGTTGTGGACGGGCGTGGGCTCACCGTGGCCGGTCACGAAGAAGGGTTCTTCCTGGGAGCCACCTTGTTCGATCACGTCACAACCGACATGACCGTGTACAAGGATGAGATCTTCGGTCCGGTCCTCTCGATCGTACGGGTCGATTCCTACCAGGAGGCCGTCGACATCATCAATGAGAACCCGTGGGGGAACGGGACGGCGATATTCACCAACGACGGCGGCGCTGCCCGGAGATTCCAGAACGAGATCGAAGTGGGCATGGTCGGCATCAACGTACCGATCCCCGTGCCGCTCGGTTTCTACTCGTTTGGCGGGTGGAAAGAGTCGATCTTCGGCGACCATGCGATCTACGGGCCCGAAGGCATCCATTTCTACACGAGGCCGAAGATCGTGATCAGCCGGTGGCCCGAACCCCGGCATCGCGGCGTCGATCTGGGGTTCCCACAGCACGCATAG
- a CDS encoding D-hydantoinase, with amino-acid sequence MRIVITNGTVVTSTETIPADVLIEDEKVVALAAPGAHHWQEGADTVIDASGKYVVPGGVDIHTHFELPFGGTYVSDSFETGTRAAAFGGTTTVVDFAVQVKGESVRDGFEKWMQKAEGNCAIDYGFHMIVGDINDASLEEMSAIVDEGVTSFKLFMAYPGVLYSDDGEIFRAMQRAAGDGTTIMMHAENGIAIDVLREQALERGETDPKYHSITRPPTTESEAVYRAIVLAELAGAPLYIVHMSSKEAVVELTKARDRGLNVFGETCPQYLHLSVEDHVSLPGFEGAKYVCSPPIRFKEEGHQEYLWNALARGDLQVVSTDHACFFYDDDETLGRQKRLGEGNFTLIPNGLPGVEERFNVMYQSGVVGGRFDINRWVDLVATTPAKMFGMYPRKGTIAVGSDADIVVYDPHASFTYSAPDTIHGNIDYTCYEGMEINATIDHVLSRGKVIVEGGEYVGTKGHGQYLKRGMSQLLI; translated from the coding sequence ATGAGAATCGTCATCACCAACGGCACGGTCGTTACCTCGACCGAGACGATCCCGGCGGACGTCCTCATCGAGGACGAGAAGGTCGTCGCGTTGGCCGCGCCGGGGGCGCACCACTGGCAAGAGGGCGCGGACACCGTGATCGACGCCTCCGGCAAGTATGTCGTGCCGGGCGGTGTCGACATCCACACGCACTTCGAGCTTCCCTTCGGCGGGACCTACGTGTCCGACAGTTTCGAAACCGGCACCCGGGCCGCCGCCTTCGGAGGCACGACCACCGTCGTGGACTTCGCGGTCCAGGTCAAGGGCGAGTCGGTCAGGGACGGCTTCGAGAAGTGGATGCAGAAAGCCGAAGGGAACTGTGCCATCGACTACGGCTTCCACATGATCGTCGGCGATATCAACGACGCTTCCCTCGAGGAGATGAGTGCGATCGTCGACGAAGGCGTCACCAGCTTCAAGCTGTTCATGGCGTACCCCGGCGTGCTCTACTCCGACGACGGCGAGATCTTCCGCGCGATGCAACGGGCCGCCGGCGACGGCACGACGATCATGATGCACGCCGAGAACGGCATTGCCATTGATGTTCTGAGGGAGCAGGCCCTCGAACGGGGCGAGACCGACCCCAAGTACCACTCCATCACCCGCCCGCCCACGACCGAGTCGGAGGCGGTGTATCGGGCCATCGTCCTCGCGGAATTGGCCGGGGCGCCCCTCTACATCGTCCACATGTCTTCGAAGGAGGCGGTTGTCGAGCTCACGAAGGCCCGAGATCGCGGTCTCAACGTGTTCGGGGAAACGTGCCCGCAGTACCTTCACCTGTCCGTCGAAGATCATGTTTCTCTGCCCGGCTTCGAGGGCGCCAAGTACGTCTGCTCTCCGCCCATCCGCTTCAAGGAGGAGGGTCACCAGGAGTACCTGTGGAACGCCCTCGCCCGCGGAGACCTCCAGGTCGTGTCCACCGACCATGCCTGTTTCTTCTACGACGACGACGAGACGTTGGGCCGCCAGAAGCGGCTGGGGGAGGGCAATTTCACGCTCATCCCCAACGGCCTGCCCGGCGTCGAGGAGCGATTCAACGTGATGTACCAGAGCGGTGTGGTCGGAGGCCGCTTCGACATCAATCGCTGGGTTGACCTCGTCGCCACCACACCGGCCAAGATGTTCGGGATGTACCCACGCAAGGGCACGATCGCCGTCGGGTCGGACGCCGACATCGTCGTGTACGACCCTCATGCATCGTTCACGTATTCGGCGCCTGACACCATCCACGGGAACATCGACTACACGTGCTACGAAGGCATGGAGATCAACGCCACGATCGACCACGTGCTCTCGCGCGGCAAGGTGATCGTCGAAGGCGGCGAGTACGTGGGAACCAAGGGTCACGGACAGTATCTGAAGCGCGGCATGAGCCAGCTGCTCATCTGA